One genomic region from Balaenoptera acutorostrata chromosome 1, mBalAcu1.1, whole genome shotgun sequence encodes:
- the LOC130708133 gene encoding microtubule-actin cross-linking factor 1-like, translated as MSSSDEETLSERSCRSERSCRSERSYRSERSGSLSPCPPGDTLPWNLPLHEQKKRKSQDSVLDPAERAVVRVAGRSQPASWLRLGSPAEAELVPLARISAPT; from the exons ATGTCTTCCTCAGATGAAGAAACGCTCAGTGAGCGGTCATGCCGGAGCGAGCGGTCATGTCGGAGCGAGCGATCTTACAGGAGTGAGCGGTCAGGGAGCCtgtctccctgtcccccaggggaCACCTTACCCTGGAACCTGCCACTGCATGAACAGAAAAAGCGGAAAAGCCAGGACTCGGTGCTGGACCCTGCGGAGCGTGCTGTGGTCAGAGTCGCTG GTAGAAGCCAACCAGCTTCCTGGCTCCGCCTTGGCTCTCCTGCAGAAGCAGAACTGGTGCCCCTGGCTCGAATCTCCGCCCCGACTTAG